From a region of the Leptospira venezuelensis genome:
- a CDS encoding cAMP/cGMP-dependent 3',5'-cyclic-AMP/GMP phosphodiesterase: MLKEQTRGYIELPRGGYLVETSEGFFQIGSPPETIKDTMAEKKTPLVFILPNKFFHVEKGISTAELEFPIYFNFFLRQKKTTIICTAEQKDQLITVLKESLMGPEEINLESEYLDGAESFGFPDMKAEMAYFRGYKGLDDVVDFQVFDKDNMVNLGKVLVRKLPSGDFRITDGTKETEIPGEVGFNIKYEIGHRLKEPFQAPLLGITCLGPSHGFDPEDNTSGFIIWLNHQGIMVDPPVNSTEWLRMSNVNPKLINHVILTHCHADHDAGTFQKIMEETKITIHATATVMESFIRKYSALTKIPRKELLELFNFQQIIIGRPAMINGGEFNFHYALHSIPSVGFEFFFQDQSFVYTSDHLNEPDVHDKMYEKGVLPESRWKFLKEFPWDRRIIYHEAGIPPLHTRVSYLASLPPEIQEKITVYHIARTDMPPGTKLKLARFGIENTVYPEITPPKHMEAYNLLDILSQIDIFSGFPIEKAKEFLLIVRDEKYKRGDQIIKKGTPGDKFYIIASGNVKFEGLLSESDIAPIKRYGQYEYFGEASLVLDLPRAADVFAETDVVALTIEKNKFLQFIRNTDLRQNLIRLNSIRDSNSWKTLLDSRHFKGLTSHQVTQLEMIMRLSKVNKGSVLITEKAFYHEAYIIRHGKVSVYQHGKKLAELTDGDFVGEIYSISKKLVSNYTFQAESETELFSISQNELIQYIKRNPGVYMRMNTVY, translated from the coding sequence ATGCTAAAAGAACAAACCAGGGGATACATAGAGCTTCCTAGAGGGGGCTATCTAGTAGAAACAAGTGAGGGCTTCTTTCAAATCGGCTCTCCTCCCGAGACCATCAAAGATACGATGGCTGAAAAAAAGACTCCCCTGGTATTTATACTTCCTAACAAATTCTTTCATGTAGAAAAAGGGATCAGCACTGCAGAGCTTGAATTCCCGATTTACTTTAACTTCTTCTTAAGACAAAAAAAGACCACAATCATCTGTACTGCTGAACAGAAAGATCAGCTCATCACAGTACTTAAAGAATCCTTAATGGGTCCTGAAGAGATCAATTTAGAGTCCGAATATTTGGATGGGGCAGAATCTTTCGGCTTTCCTGATATGAAGGCAGAGATGGCATATTTTAGAGGATATAAGGGGTTAGATGATGTAGTCGACTTCCAAGTATTCGATAAAGATAATATGGTCAACTTAGGAAAGGTTTTGGTCCGTAAACTTCCTTCAGGTGATTTTAGAATTACTGACGGAACTAAAGAGACCGAGATTCCTGGAGAAGTTGGATTTAATATCAAATATGAGATCGGTCATAGACTAAAGGAACCTTTTCAAGCTCCTTTGCTTGGAATTACTTGTCTAGGACCTTCTCATGGATTTGATCCTGAGGATAACACTTCAGGTTTTATTATCTGGTTAAACCACCAAGGTATCATGGTGGATCCGCCTGTGAATTCTACAGAGTGGCTTAGGATGTCCAATGTAAATCCTAAACTGATAAACCACGTGATTCTTACTCACTGCCATGCGGATCATGATGCGGGGACTTTCCAGAAAATTATGGAAGAAACCAAGATCACAATTCATGCAACTGCAACTGTGATGGAAAGTTTCATCCGTAAATACTCAGCTCTTACTAAAATTCCTCGTAAGGAATTATTGGAACTTTTCAATTTCCAGCAAATCATCATAGGAAGGCCTGCGATGATCAACGGTGGAGAATTCAATTTTCATTATGCATTACATTCTATTCCTTCTGTAGGATTCGAGTTTTTCTTCCAAGACCAATCTTTCGTGTATACTTCTGATCATTTAAATGAACCTGACGTTCATGATAAGATGTACGAGAAAGGAGTTCTTCCGGAATCTCGTTGGAAATTTTTAAAAGAATTCCCGTGGGACAGAAGGATTATCTATCATGAGGCGGGAATTCCTCCTCTTCATACAAGAGTTAGTTATTTAGCAAGTTTACCTCCTGAGATCCAGGAAAAAATCACTGTGTATCATATCGCAAGAACGGATATGCCTCCCGGTACTAAACTGAAACTAGCTCGTTTCGGAATAGAGAACACTGTTTATCCTGAAATCACTCCTCCTAAACATATGGAGGCTTATAACCTTCTAGACATCTTAAGCCAAATTGATATTTTCAGCGGTTTCCCAATAGAGAAGGCGAAGGAATTCCTACTGATCGTACGCGACGAAAAATACAAACGTGGTGATCAGATTATCAAGAAGGGAACTCCGGGTGATAAATTTTATATCATCGCTTCCGGAAACGTAAAGTTTGAAGGACTCTTAAGTGAGTCCGATATAGCGCCCATTAAACGATATGGGCAATATGAATATTTTGGAGAAGCTTCTCTGGTTCTAGATCTTCCAAGAGCTGCGGATGTTTTTGCAGAAACTGATGTAGTAGCTCTTACAATAGAGAAGAATAAGTTCTTACAGTTTATTAGAAATACAGACCTAAGACAAAACTTAATACGACTGAACAGCATTCGTGATAGTAACTCTTGGAAAACACTGTTAGATTCGCGTCATTTTAAAGGACTTACCAGCCATCAGGTCACTCAATTAGAAATGATTATGAGGCTTTCTAAGGTGAACAAAGGTTCAGTGCTTATTACGGAAAAAGCGTTTTACCACGAGGCATATATTATTCGTCATGGAAAAGTAAGCGTATATCAACATGGCAAAAAATTGGCCGAGTTGACAGACGGAGATTTCGTTGGTGAGATTTACTCGATATCCAAGAAGCTGGTGTCAAATTACACGTTCCAAGCAGAATCAGAAACGGAATTGTTCTCTATTTCTCAGAACGAACTCATCCAGTACATTAAACGGAATCCCGGCGTTTACATGAGAATGAATACCGTCTACTGA
- the trxA gene encoding thioredoxin translates to MALTEINDSTFSSEINKGMVLVDCWAEWCGPCRMVSPVLEELSSEMNDILKIKKLNVDDNQDTAQKLNIQSLPTLLLFKDGQLVDKIIGALPKAQIKSFIERHK, encoded by the coding sequence ATGGCATTGACCGAAATAAACGATTCAACTTTCAGTTCCGAGATCAACAAGGGTATGGTTCTAGTAGATTGCTGGGCGGAATGGTGTGGTCCTTGTAGAATGGTTTCCCCGGTTCTGGAAGAGCTTTCGTCCGAGATGAATGATATCTTAAAAATTAAAAAATTAAACGTAGACGACAACCAGGACACGGCGCAAAAATTAAATATCCAATCTTTGCCGACCCTTCTACTTTTCAAAGACGGACAATTGGTGGATAAGATCATAGGAGCTCTTCCTAAGGCGCAAATCAAAAGTTTCATCGAAAGACATAAATAA
- a CDS encoding alpha/beta fold hydrolase, whose protein sequence is MDQTLARKVNPKPRRKGGAYAVGAEDIYIFPLSESTNLFLQKVWTAFVNKMVSMTLPNGKPVFQYAIFEAIQDKNLKIVASSTHFRMKQVTDRIGLQSIEDFIRNTIPISIQDPGNLSARYLREAILSVEKKARPEVYFHSLDDERVHPNLKQLLTKTMNYAAGIPLFVKGSPIGMLWGIRRDNMSPEQEEEVRQQLYSLYDVVDFVISKEMGLKGDPYYARKNIEKSDLHSRAKHLFYTRGFGQDEPVTTIVFDSHTYQRSYRLDASFLIPSGDGYSVSLKRFEPKERNDTGKNLLLIPGFFCRRSVMDKVARELSLRHGYRVFSMDMRGRSRRTLPLFGIREGWTVDDFIQEDFPAVLNWIKENFPNEELVVVGHSMGGMIPRFYCSAYEEIVKRKKDSPVPLIDPKELISGIVSITSPNFVRLQAQIPGLDILKMGLKLVPSKTISDFLFDLTSFSLQTTLPTVDLNKFFKFLLGLHSSLRAVSFDLHAKVVNLRDFVGYKQISPPEWYFLIEDIFCEESTKVVLQFLRSQLSQDRSFLSYDGTLDYTALQKNLQIPLFSVLGSVDKVVPSETIENDLAALPHKKNKILSYEQGHLGIVFHMPVVKEMCSEIDTWIKGLDST, encoded by the coding sequence ATGGACCAGACCCTAGCCCGAAAGGTCAACCCCAAGCCCCGCAGAAAAGGGGGCGCTTATGCGGTGGGAGCAGAAGATATTTATATCTTTCCGCTTTCAGAAAGTACAAACCTGTTTCTTCAAAAAGTTTGGACTGCATTCGTAAACAAGATGGTCTCTATGACCCTTCCGAATGGAAAACCCGTATTCCAATACGCAATCTTCGAAGCGATCCAAGATAAAAATTTGAAGATTGTAGCATCTTCCACCCATTTCAGAATGAAACAGGTGACTGATAGGATTGGCCTCCAAAGTATCGAGGACTTCATCCGAAATACAATCCCTATCTCCATCCAAGATCCTGGAAATCTTTCCGCCAGATATTTGAGAGAAGCTATTCTTTCTGTGGAAAAGAAAGCAAGACCGGAAGTTTATTTTCACAGCCTCGACGATGAAAGAGTCCATCCCAACTTAAAACAACTTCTTACCAAAACAATGAACTACGCGGCGGGTATTCCTTTATTTGTGAAAGGTTCTCCGATCGGGATGTTATGGGGGATCCGAAGGGACAATATGAGTCCCGAACAGGAAGAAGAAGTTCGTCAGCAATTGTACAGTCTTTACGACGTAGTAGACTTCGTGATCTCCAAAGAGATGGGTCTAAAGGGAGATCCTTACTATGCGCGTAAGAATATCGAAAAGTCGGATCTTCATTCCAGAGCAAAACACCTGTTCTATACTAGAGGTTTCGGACAAGACGAACCTGTCACAACCATAGTATTCGATTCTCATACCTACCAAAGATCTTACCGTTTGGACGCGAGTTTTTTAATCCCTTCTGGAGATGGATACTCGGTTAGTTTAAAACGTTTCGAACCGAAGGAAAGAAATGATACGGGTAAGAACCTTCTTCTTATTCCTGGCTTCTTTTGTAGAAGGTCCGTAATGGACAAGGTGGCCAGAGAGTTATCTCTCCGCCATGGTTATAGAGTTTTCTCTATGGATATGCGGGGAAGGTCCAGAAGGACCCTTCCACTCTTTGGAATCCGAGAAGGCTGGACTGTGGATGATTTTATCCAAGAAGATTTTCCGGCAGTTCTTAACTGGATCAAAGAAAATTTTCCAAACGAAGAGCTTGTTGTAGTCGGTCATAGTATGGGGGGAATGATCCCTCGCTTCTACTGCTCCGCCTATGAAGAAATTGTAAAAAGAAAAAAAGACTCCCCTGTCCCACTTATAGATCCTAAAGAATTAATTTCAGGAATTGTTTCGATTACTTCTCCGAATTTCGTAAGACTACAAGCGCAAATTCCAGGTCTAGACATTCTGAAAATGGGACTGAAATTGGTTCCTTCTAAAACGATCTCTGATTTTCTCTTTGACCTGACTTCATTTTCTCTGCAAACCACTCTTCCTACTGTAGATCTTAATAAATTTTTCAAATTTCTTTTAGGTCTACATTCTTCCCTGAGAGCGGTTTCTTTTGATCTTCATGCAAAAGTTGTAAACCTGAGAGACTTCGTTGGATACAAACAGATCTCTCCTCCTGAATGGTATTTTCTGATCGAAGATATTTTCTGCGAAGAATCAACAAAAGTAGTTCTTCAATTTTTGAGATCTCAATTGAGCCAGGACCGATCTTTTCTTTCCTACGACGGAACTTTGGATTATACCGCGCTCCAAAAAAATCTGCAGATCCCACTTTTTTCAGTTTTAGGTTCTGTGGATAAAGTAGTTCCGAGCGAAACAATTGAGAACGATCTAGCTGCTCTTCCTCACAAAAAAAATAAGATACTTTCTTACGAACAGGGTCACTTAGGTATTGTTTTCCATATGCCAGTGGTGAAGGAAATGTGCTCCGAAATTGACACCTGGATCAAAGGATTGGACTCGACTTGA
- a CDS encoding acyl-CoA dehydrogenase family protein codes for MDRVLQFTEEHNAFRDMARKFFETEVTPHHHEWEKVGMVPKELWKKAGASGLLCPDVPEEYGGSGADFLYNVVVIEESSRAGNSGFFVSLHNDVIAPYISAYANEEQKKRWLPGCCSGDSILAVAMTEPGAGSDLKSLRTSAVDKGDHYVVNGQKTFISNGQLANLVITAVKHENGTISLVMIEEGMKGFERGRNLEKIGLKAQDTSELYFNDVVVPKENVIGKDGQGFRYLMMKLAQERLVLAIAAVEATALVQRMTLKYIKERMAFGKKIGSFQHIKFQMAEMATELEMCRTFVDKVVSEHLAGKKLTVEASMAKYYSTEMQKRHTDLCLQFFGGYGYMMEYPIARAYLDARIQTIYAGTTEIMKEIIGGSLGL; via the coding sequence ATGGATAGAGTCCTACAATTTACCGAAGAGCATAACGCCTTTCGGGATATGGCGCGCAAGTTTTTCGAAACAGAAGTTACTCCTCATCATCATGAATGGGAAAAAGTCGGAATGGTTCCGAAAGAACTTTGGAAGAAGGCGGGAGCAAGCGGATTACTTTGTCCAGATGTTCCGGAAGAATATGGTGGATCAGGTGCAGACTTTCTATATAACGTTGTTGTAATAGAAGAATCCTCCAGAGCTGGGAATAGTGGATTCTTTGTATCCCTTCATAACGATGTGATCGCACCTTATATCAGTGCGTATGCAAATGAAGAACAAAAGAAGAGATGGTTGCCTGGTTGTTGCAGCGGGGACAGCATTTTAGCAGTCGCTATGACAGAACCTGGAGCGGGTTCTGATTTAAAAAGCCTTAGAACCAGCGCCGTGGATAAGGGAGACCATTATGTTGTCAATGGTCAGAAAACATTTATTTCCAACGGACAGCTTGCAAATTTAGTAATTACTGCCGTGAAACATGAAAATGGCACGATTTCGCTTGTTATGATAGAAGAGGGGATGAAAGGTTTCGAAAGAGGTCGTAATCTCGAGAAGATCGGGCTAAAGGCTCAGGATACCTCGGAATTATACTTCAACGACGTAGTAGTTCCTAAAGAGAATGTAATCGGAAAAGACGGACAAGGTTTCCGTTATTTGATGATGAAACTCGCGCAAGAGCGTCTCGTATTGGCAATCGCAGCGGTAGAAGCCACTGCACTTGTTCAGAGAATGACTCTAAAATATATTAAAGAGAGGATGGCTTTCGGGAAAAAGATCGGAAGTTTTCAACACATCAAATTTCAAATGGCGGAGATGGCTACGGAACTGGAAATGTGCCGCACCTTCGTCGACAAAGTGGTTTCGGAGCATCTTGCTGGGAAAAAATTAACTGTAGAGGCTTCTATGGCTAAATATTACTCCACTGAGATGCAAAAACGTCATACAGACCTTTGTCTCCAGTTCTTCGGAGGATATGGTTATATGATGGAATACCCGATTGCAAGAGCGTATTTGGATGCAAGGATCCAGACGATCTACGCGGGAACTACTGAAATCATGAAAGAAATTATTGGTGGAAGTTTAGGACTCTGA
- a CDS encoding Lsa36 family surface (lipo)protein, with the protein MDRMAPLKSIVRRCIRYAAFVILASSVYFIPVSSAEAQVSCLPPASGNNVCSIIPASTVSQFNGLEETIRKEYLNELTKSMADASVLANINSSMMGPGTVNRFQVGAGLGVAGVQKDDINIQYADISIPKFPNVGASINPGAMVGVNLGWLLGQGPADQPEKDDKNKDSNRSFLHRINIYAHGFQGNIANGDIKSLSDSTSKDLSMSGNVNSFGMTVRFQIARERYTKLDFFGFTGVSLGIGFHRKWEEINMNYHPSGSDAVKVEFGPATGKWDADVNFAYQSKVQSVPVDIRTGVRLFYILTLFAGAGISNNSGYTKLNLGVSGPLYLALDPNASGLPPQVIQQMNGNAGGTLSLRTSGSADVRTQMNYFVGGFELNILMFKVLAEAMATDDKIYSANLGIKFAL; encoded by the coding sequence ATGGATCGAATGGCTCCTTTAAAGAGTATAGTTAGGCGGTGTATTCGGTATGCCGCCTTTGTTATTTTAGCTTCTTCTGTATATTTCATCCCAGTTTCTTCTGCAGAGGCTCAGGTTTCCTGCCTTCCTCCTGCATCCGGAAACAATGTCTGTAGTATAATTCCAGCATCCACAGTGTCTCAGTTCAACGGGTTGGAAGAAACCATCCGCAAAGAATATTTGAATGAGCTCACCAAATCAATGGCAGACGCTTCTGTTCTTGCAAATATCAATTCATCAATGATGGGACCAGGGACAGTTAATCGTTTCCAAGTGGGAGCGGGACTTGGAGTTGCTGGAGTCCAAAAAGACGATATCAATATCCAATATGCAGATATTTCTATCCCTAAGTTCCCAAATGTAGGAGCTTCGATTAATCCTGGAGCAATGGTGGGTGTAAACCTTGGATGGTTACTTGGTCAAGGACCTGCGGACCAACCGGAGAAAGACGATAAGAATAAGGATTCCAATCGATCGTTTCTACATAGGATCAATATTTATGCTCACGGTTTCCAAGGTAATATTGCTAACGGAGATATAAAGTCTCTGAGCGATTCTACTTCTAAAGACTTATCCATGTCTGGAAATGTAAACAGTTTCGGAATGACCGTTAGATTCCAAATTGCTAGAGAACGATATACAAAGTTAGATTTTTTCGGCTTTACTGGAGTTAGTTTAGGGATCGGTTTCCATAGAAAATGGGAAGAGATCAATATGAACTATCACCCGAGTGGATCCGATGCAGTTAAGGTTGAGTTTGGTCCTGCCACAGGTAAATGGGATGCGGACGTTAATTTCGCTTATCAATCTAAGGTTCAATCTGTTCCGGTAGATATTAGAACAGGGGTTCGTCTCTTCTATATCTTAACCTTGTTTGCTGGTGCCGGTATTTCCAATAATAGCGGATATACTAAACTGAATTTAGGAGTGAGCGGGCCGCTTTATTTGGCCTTGGATCCTAATGCATCCGGTCTTCCTCCTCAGGTGATCCAGCAGATGAACGGTAATGCAGGTGGAACATTATCCTTAAGGACTAGTGGATCTGCTGATGTTAGAACTCAGATGAACTATTTCGTTGGTGGTTTTGAATTGAACATATTGATGTTCAAGGTATTGGCAGAAGCTATGGCCACTGACGATAAAATCTACTCTGCGAATCTAGGTATTAAGTTCGCTCTTTAA
- a CDS encoding MFS transporter yields the protein MRKQSFILILTVFIDMMGFSLIFPIFPETLNHFLAQAGDPVLDLLAGWTSRILDGRTSDWKLFVALFGGIVASLYSILQFLFSPIWGKLSDSTGRRPVLVFTCTGSFLGYLVWLFSGSFSLFVLSRLITGLMGGNVSVATAAMADSTSEQDRTKGMGMIGAGIGLGFIAGPSIGGILAHTDPSYLLPFLPLDKMTIFPSVALMATAASFVNLLLILFRFRETLPHNLRKKSEGRLHPALGVFDLGSKEIMYLGFLNLYFLLFFSGFEFSLNFYLDQFLGYKPVSIGYTFVYIGLIIVFVQGGIIRRISGKVPEKNVGLLASIFLILGFSFLYFSSASVIASEQSTFLLFVALTFLAMGSAFLNPTVSSIVSLFSSPSEQGKNLGILRSLGSFGRGISPIIFSVVYSQKGPQISFLLSGILSFVFLGLFLFVKQPSPKN from the coding sequence ATGAGGAAACAATCCTTCATATTAATACTAACAGTCTTCATTGACATGATGGGATTTTCCCTCATCTTCCCTATTTTTCCAGAAACTCTAAATCATTTTTTAGCTCAGGCGGGAGATCCTGTTTTGGATCTTTTGGCGGGTTGGACTTCCAGAATTTTGGACGGAAGAACAAGCGACTGGAAACTTTTCGTGGCACTCTTCGGCGGAATTGTAGCAAGTTTATATTCAATTCTTCAATTTTTGTTCTCTCCTATTTGGGGAAAACTTTCAGACAGTACGGGCCGTAGACCTGTTTTAGTTTTTACCTGCACAGGTAGCTTTTTGGGATACCTAGTATGGTTATTCTCCGGAAGTTTTTCCTTATTCGTTCTTTCGAGACTGATCACAGGTCTTATGGGCGGGAATGTTTCGGTGGCAACTGCTGCGATGGCAGATTCTACATCTGAACAAGACAGAACGAAAGGAATGGGAATGATAGGTGCTGGGATCGGTCTTGGATTTATCGCAGGCCCTTCTATTGGTGGAATTTTAGCGCATACGGATCCTTCTTACCTTCTTCCTTTTTTACCTTTGGATAAGATGACGATCTTTCCTTCTGTTGCTCTTATGGCAACTGCTGCGTCTTTCGTAAATTTACTATTAATACTTTTTAGATTCAGAGAAACTCTTCCTCATAACTTGCGTAAAAAATCAGAAGGAAGATTACATCCTGCCTTAGGAGTTTTTGATCTAGGCTCCAAAGAGATCATGTATTTAGGATTTTTGAATTTATACTTCCTATTATTCTTTTCTGGATTCGAATTCTCTCTTAATTTTTATCTGGATCAATTCTTAGGATATAAGCCGGTAAGTATCGGTTATACTTTTGTTTATATAGGACTCATAATAGTATTCGTGCAAGGTGGGATTATCCGCAGGATCAGTGGAAAAGTTCCTGAAAAGAATGTAGGACTTCTTGCTTCTATATTTTTGATATTAGGATTTTCTTTCTTATATTTTTCAAGCGCATCGGTGATTGCTTCCGAACAATCTACATTTTTATTATTTGTGGCATTGACATTTTTAGCAATGGGAAGTGCATTCTTAAATCCTACTGTATCTTCTATCGTATCCCTATTCTCTTCTCCAAGTGAGCAAGGGAAAAATTTGGGAATTTTAAGAAGTTTAGGATCTTTCGGAAGAGGGATCTCTCCGATTATATTCAGCGTAGTGTATTCTCAAAAAGGACCTCAGATCTCATTTTTGTTATCTGGGATCTTGAGTTTTGTTTTCTTAGGTCTATTTCTGTTTGTAAAACAGCCTTCTCCTAAAAATTAA
- a CDS encoding phasin-related domain-containing protein, translating into MEKSLMDILNAGIALFQSGEDKLKQSLSDLDHAYQDLKSKGAQNQSEQANRLRDLIQKTVGDAQDKLLNANESSKAVINQLKENFEKISVQIDEALPEEFKTKAKSALEELKKLTKK; encoded by the coding sequence ATGGAAAAATCTCTAATGGACATCCTAAACGCCGGAATTGCGCTATTTCAATCCGGAGAAGATAAACTAAAACAAAGCCTTTCCGATCTAGACCATGCCTATCAGGACCTCAAAAGCAAGGGAGCACAGAACCAATCGGAACAGGCAAATAGACTTAGGGACCTAATCCAGAAAACGGTGGGTGATGCTCAGGACAAACTACTGAATGCAAACGAAAGTTCCAAGGCAGTGATCAACCAGCTCAAAGAGAATTTCGAAAAGATTTCCGTTCAAATCGACGAGGCTCTTCCGGAAGAATTTAAAACAAAGGCGAAGTCCGCTTTAGAAGAGCTGAAAAAGCTGACTAAAAAGTAA
- a CDS encoding PAS domain S-box protein yields the protein MIQTVEKIFREYFPIPEERKKTILLVEDEAIIALSETQRLKKNGYRVISAYTAEEAVQIATNDYTIDLVLMDIDLGKEEDGTDAAVRILKTRDIPIVFLSSHTEPEIVEKTEKITSYGYVVKDSGETVLIASIKMAFKLYESHLRLKRSEESLKENQELLKATLRSIGDGVISTDELGNITDMNYVAETLTGWSRVDAIGEPIERVFKIVNAKTKRRMRNSVDVLIPKEKMMGLENQALLISKSGSEHRVAESSAPIRSEKGYTAGSVLVFRDISKEYSLLENIKESETRFKSVANAAPVMIWVSGLDKKCNWFNQTWLNFTGRSMEQEMGDGWAEGVHPNDLEECIQIYSSHFDEREAFSMTYRLKNKNGDWRWIQDNGLPITNESGIFAGFIGSCVDITEAKEALETLAKDLHEREYLYTELQHRVKNSMSMISSIVEIEASRSSDTRLENTLENLVNRIHSVGNLYEMLSTSNNSHTVRLDRYIQKITEHLLNAFREKTKEISLQLDLNGLEIDVKSAIPLGLILNELVTNIFKYAFPQKQEGKISIRLFKEESWVNLVVSDNGVPFPKGFRTDYSPGLGLQLVNMLVDQLKGKIQWKLNGEKEVSIRFCGREEHSDQFSFAKS from the coding sequence ATGATCCAGACCGTAGAAAAAATTTTTAGAGAATACTTCCCCATCCCGGAAGAAAGAAAGAAAACCATCCTTCTTGTGGAAGATGAGGCTATCATTGCACTTTCTGAAACCCAAAGATTAAAGAAGAATGGGTACAGAGTTATCTCTGCCTACACCGCAGAGGAAGCTGTTCAAATAGCGACTAACGACTACACAATCGATTTAGTTCTTATGGATATTGACCTTGGAAAAGAAGAGGACGGAACAGACGCCGCAGTTCGTATCCTAAAAACTAGAGACATCCCTATTGTATTTCTCTCCAGTCATACCGAACCTGAGATCGTTGAAAAAACGGAAAAAATAACCTCTTACGGTTATGTGGTTAAAGATTCAGGAGAAACTGTTCTAATTGCTTCGATCAAAATGGCTTTTAAACTTTATGAGTCTCATCTTCGGTTAAAGAGAAGCGAAGAATCCTTAAAAGAAAACCAAGAACTTCTTAAAGCTACATTAAGATCCATCGGTGACGGAGTTATCTCTACTGACGAATTAGGCAATATTACAGATATGAACTATGTTGCAGAAACTTTGACTGGCTGGTCCAGAGTGGACGCAATTGGTGAACCTATCGAAAGGGTTTTTAAGATCGTAAACGCGAAAACCAAAAGAAGGATGAGAAATTCTGTAGATGTACTTATCCCTAAGGAAAAAATGATGGGCTTGGAAAACCAAGCATTACTCATTTCTAAATCAGGTTCGGAACATAGGGTTGCAGAAAGTTCTGCTCCGATCCGTTCTGAAAAAGGTTATACCGCAGGATCTGTTTTAGTTTTCAGGGACATCTCTAAAGAATACAGTTTGTTAGAGAATATTAAAGAAAGTGAAACTAGATTTAAATCTGTCGCAAATGCGGCTCCAGTAATGATTTGGGTTTCCGGTCTGGACAAAAAATGCAATTGGTTCAACCAAACCTGGCTGAATTTTACCGGTAGAAGTATGGAGCAGGAAATGGGAGATGGTTGGGCGGAAGGTGTTCATCCAAACGACTTGGAAGAATGTATCCAGATCTATTCCAGCCATTTCGACGAAAGAGAAGCTTTCAGTATGACCTATCGTTTAAAAAACAAAAACGGGGACTGGAGATGGATCCAAGACAATGGTCTTCCTATAACCAATGAATCGGGGATTTTTGCCGGTTTTATCGGTTCCTGCGTAGATATCACAGAAGCAAAAGAAGCATTAGAAACCTTGGCAAAAGATCTTCACGAAAGAGAATATCTTTATACGGAACTCCAACATAGAGTTAAGAATAGTATGAGTATGATCAGTTCTATCGTAGAGATAGAAGCGTCCAGATCTTCAGATACTAGGTTGGAAAATACCTTAGAGAATTTAGTAAATCGTATCCATTCCGTCGGCAATTTGTATGAGATGTTATCTACTTCTAATAATTCTCATACTGTCCGTTTGGATCGTTATATCCAAAAAATCACTGAACATTTATTAAATGCATTCCGGGAAAAAACAAAGGAGATCTCTCTGCAACTTGATCTAAATGGTCTAGAGATAGATGTAAAAAGTGCAATCCCTCTCGGGCTCATCTTGAATGAATTAGTCACCAATATTTTCAAGTATGCATTCCCTCAAAAGCAGGAAGGAAAAATTTCTATCCGACTTTTCAAAGAAGAATCTTGGGTGAACTTAGTTGTATCAGACAATGGGGTCCCCTTTCCGAAAGGATTTCGCACAGATTATTCTCCCGGACTCGGACTTCAACTTGTGAATATGTTAGTCGATCAGCTGAAAGGAAAAATCCAATGGAAATTGAATGGAGAGAAAGAAGTTTCGATCCGCTTCTGCGGTAGAGAAGAACATTCAGATCAATTTTCGTTCGCAAAATCTTAG
- a CDS encoding bifunctional nuclease domain-containing protein has product MDLLEATIYNISLTNVGFAVFLKAKDDSDQRVVPIFIGPLETHSITSVLEGTKPPRPMTHDLMTILLTTLGVQIVKIAIEEIIDNTFYAKITLRKDEELIVLDARPSDSIALALRANAPIYLAKKVIEEAGIVMKDDEIPGETIGKEKISQLPKSQLEILQDSLDNALKAEDYETAAKIRDQIRKLLENPS; this is encoded by the coding sequence ATGGATCTTTTGGAAGCGACCATATATAATATCTCTCTCACGAATGTGGGCTTTGCCGTATTTTTGAAGGCAAAAGACGATTCGGACCAGAGAGTTGTTCCGATTTTTATCGGTCCTTTAGAAACACATTCCATTACATCGGTTTTAGAAGGAACAAAACCTCCTAGACCTATGACTCACGATCTGATGACAATTTTACTCACCACTCTAGGAGTGCAGATCGTAAAAATCGCAATAGAAGAAATAATAGATAATACTTTCTACGCAAAGATCACTTTGCGTAAAGACGAGGAATTGATCGTGCTTGATGCAAGACCGAGTGATTCAATCGCACTTGCTCTTCGCGCTAACGCTCCTATTTATCTGGCAAAAAAAGTCATCGAAGAAGCTGGGATCGTCATGAAAGACGACGAGATCCCTGGAGAGACAATCGGAAAGGAAAAAATTTCTCAGCTTCCTAAGTCTCAGTTGGAGATCCTACAAGACTCTTTAGACAACGCTCTAAAAGCAGAGGACTACGAGACAGCTGCAAAGATCAGAGACCAGATCCGCAAACTTCTGGAAAATCCCTCCTAA